Proteins encoded within one genomic window of Hahella chejuensis KCTC 2396:
- a CDS encoding type II toxin-antitoxin system RatA family toxin codes for MRLPQISRSALVTYSAERMYDLVNDVRAYPEFLPWCGMTEVIQESSDEMLARIQVSKGSVRHAFTTRNSLVRPSEIILTLVDGPFRKLQGRWSFLALDEAACKVALALEYELTGALTGVALGPVFSQAAGTMVDAFCKRAQAIYR; via the coding sequence ATGAGGTTGCCCCAGATTAGTCGTAGTGCGCTGGTCACATACTCTGCTGAGCGCATGTATGATCTGGTGAATGACGTGCGCGCCTACCCTGAGTTCCTGCCCTGGTGTGGAATGACGGAAGTGATCCAAGAGAGTTCTGATGAAATGCTTGCGCGTATCCAGGTCAGTAAGGGCTCGGTAAGACATGCTTTTACTACCCGTAATAGTTTGGTGCGTCCCTCAGAAATCATCCTGACATTGGTGGATGGACCTTTTCGCAAGCTTCAGGGTCGTTGGAGCTTCCTGGCGTTGGATGAGGCTGCCTGTAAAGTGGCGTTGGCGCTGGAATATGAGCTGACCGGCGCTTTAACAGGGGTGGCGCTTGGCCCCGTGTTTTCTCAGGCGGCTGGTACGATGGTGGATGCGTTCTGCAAGCGCGCGCAGGCGATATATCGTTAG
- a CDS encoding RnfH family protein: MDKLKIQVEVAYALPEQQKIIPLAVVEGTTAYEAVQMSGITHFFPQIELDSAKMGIFGKSIPEPKSHALREGDRVEIYRPLKIDPKQARLNRAKKG; the protein is encoded by the coding sequence ATGGATAAATTAAAAATTCAGGTGGAAGTGGCTTATGCTTTGCCTGAGCAGCAAAAGATCATTCCTCTGGCCGTGGTGGAGGGCACAACCGCCTACGAAGCCGTCCAGATGTCCGGCATTACTCATTTCTTTCCACAGATCGAGCTGGACTCAGCAAAAATGGGGATATTCGGTAAGTCCATCCCGGAGCCTAAATCCCATGCTTTGAGAGAGGGCGACCGAGTGGAGATATACCGGCCGCTCAAAATTGACCCGAAACAGGCCCGACTGAATCGGGCCAAAAAGGGTTAG
- a CDS encoding outer membrane protein assembly factor BamE — MEKEAVEQLKVGMNRRQVQYLLGSPVLESTLDPSYDTYFYSIQLSGGKIYRQNITLEYENDILVNIAKAKLLPADLANPGKAYKLRGQAEPSETVEETDVYKTTN, encoded by the coding sequence GTGGAGAAAGAAGCTGTGGAGCAACTCAAAGTCGGCATGAACCGTCGTCAGGTTCAGTATCTATTGGGTTCTCCAGTATTGGAAAGCACGCTTGATCCCAGCTACGACACCTATTTCTATTCTATCCAGCTGTCGGGCGGTAAGATTTATCGTCAGAACATCACTCTGGAATATGAGAATGACATTCTGGTGAATATTGCCAAAGCAAAGCTACTGCCTGCTGATCTGGCGAACCCTGGAAAAGCTTACAAACTCCGCGGCCAAGCTGAGCCTTCTGAGACAGTCGAAGAGACGGACGTTTATAAAACGACCAACTAA
- the fur gene encoding ferric iron uptake transcriptional regulator has protein sequence MTNENVELKKAGLKVTLPRVKILSILENADNRHMSAEDVYKALLEAGDDVGLATVYRVLTQFESAGLILRHNFEGAHAVFELNHDEHHDHMVCAETGDVIEFFDPVIEKRQKEIAEEHGYEIVDHSLTLYVKPKKK, from the coding sequence ATGACGAACGAAAACGTAGAACTGAAGAAAGCAGGCCTGAAAGTAACCCTTCCGCGGGTAAAGATTCTCAGTATTCTGGAAAACGCCGATAACCGGCACATGAGTGCGGAAGATGTTTATAAGGCGCTGCTGGAGGCGGGGGATGACGTAGGTTTGGCCACAGTCTATCGGGTTCTGACGCAATTTGAATCCGCAGGACTGATTCTTCGCCATAACTTCGAAGGCGCCCACGCGGTATTCGAGCTCAATCACGATGAGCACCATGACCACATGGTTTGTGCTGAAACCGGCGATGTTATTGAGTTCTTCGATCCGGTTATTGAAAAGCGCCAAAAGGAAATCGCGGAAGAACATGGCTATGAAATTGTCGACCATAGCCTGACGCTGTATGTGAAACCAAAGAAGAAATAG
- the recN gene encoding DNA repair protein RecN, giving the protein MLTHLSIRNLAIASHLELDFAEGMTAISGETGAGKSIVLDALGLTLGDRSSADIVRHGCERAEVSAVFDLRRLPEALAWLKSRELDNGAECILRRTVTHEGRSRGYLNGQPVTMQDLRELGETLMDIHSQHEHQSLLKKETHLKMVDDFGGHANQLQQVREHFQSWRRVAAKLKEKLSHSEEQEARVQLLTYQVEELDALALQEGEIEQLEQEQEQLANAESIIMTVQQVGEGCLEADGGCIDQLRRAIHLLEEVNLNNASLQTARQMLNEAMIQLDEANGELRHVLDSVEINPERLQEVEARLTAIYDLARKHRVGPEELMTRHAELASELSSLTDGEENLEKLEAQSKELEQKYSQAAQKLTSMRAKAGEKLQGAVKKQLVKLGLNPEFIIQFSSLKSPSVLGDEEAEMLISMNPGQPPKPLQKIASGGELSRISLAIQVVAAASSDTPTLVFDEVDVGIGGATAEIVGRMLRELGAKAQILCVTHLAQVASQAHNHLFVTKHVSNGQTQSAILKLEGSDRIHEIARMLGGVDITEHSLAHAHEMLTSSQLQ; this is encoded by the coding sequence ATGCTCACTCATTTGTCGATACGCAACCTCGCCATCGCCAGCCACCTGGAACTGGACTTCGCTGAAGGCATGACGGCTATCAGCGGGGAAACTGGCGCGGGCAAATCCATTGTTCTGGACGCCCTCGGCCTGACCCTTGGGGATCGCAGTTCTGCGGATATAGTGAGGCACGGTTGTGAGCGGGCGGAGGTAAGCGCAGTTTTTGATTTGAGGCGTTTGCCGGAGGCGCTGGCCTGGTTGAAATCCAGAGAACTGGATAATGGCGCGGAATGCATCTTACGCCGCACCGTTACTCATGAAGGCCGATCTCGCGGTTACCTGAACGGTCAACCCGTCACCATGCAGGACCTTCGTGAGCTCGGCGAAACCCTCATGGACATTCACAGCCAACATGAGCACCAGTCCCTGCTGAAGAAAGAAACCCATTTGAAAATGGTGGATGACTTTGGCGGGCACGCCAATCAGCTACAGCAAGTAAGGGAACACTTTCAATCCTGGCGCAGAGTGGCGGCCAAACTGAAAGAAAAACTCAGCCACAGCGAAGAACAGGAAGCGCGGGTGCAGTTACTCACTTATCAAGTCGAGGAGTTGGACGCCCTGGCGTTACAGGAAGGCGAAATTGAGCAATTGGAGCAGGAGCAGGAGCAACTCGCCAACGCAGAAAGCATCATTATGACAGTGCAGCAGGTCGGTGAGGGCTGCCTGGAGGCCGATGGCGGTTGCATCGATCAACTGCGACGGGCTATCCACCTGCTGGAAGAAGTCAACCTCAACAACGCATCCTTACAAACCGCCCGCCAGATGCTGAACGAAGCCATGATTCAGCTCGACGAAGCCAATGGGGAGCTACGACATGTGCTGGACAGCGTGGAGATTAATCCCGAACGCTTGCAAGAGGTAGAAGCGCGACTTACCGCCATCTATGACCTTGCGCGCAAACATCGCGTAGGTCCGGAAGAGTTGATGACCCGCCACGCCGAGCTGGCGAGCGAACTCAGCAGCCTGACTGACGGCGAAGAAAACCTGGAGAAACTGGAAGCTCAATCGAAAGAGCTCGAGCAAAAATACAGTCAGGCGGCGCAAAAACTTACCAGCATGCGCGCCAAAGCCGGAGAAAAACTGCAGGGAGCGGTCAAAAAGCAACTGGTGAAACTGGGTCTGAACCCGGAGTTCATTATCCAGTTTTCATCATTGAAATCCCCTTCTGTGTTGGGTGACGAAGAAGCGGAAATGTTAATCAGCATGAACCCTGGCCAACCACCCAAGCCTCTACAAAAGATCGCATCCGGTGGCGAGCTATCGCGGATCAGTTTGGCGATACAGGTGGTCGCCGCCGCATCGTCCGATACTCCTACATTAGTATTTGACGAGGTGGATGTCGGCATCGGCGGAGCCACAGCGGAAATTGTCGGCCGCATGCTTAGAGAGCTTGGAGCGAAAGCGCAAATCCTCTGCGTGACTCACTTGGCCCAAGTCGCCTCCCAAGCCCATAATCACCTTTTCGTCACCAAGCATGTAAGCAATGGCCAAACGCAATCAGCCATACTCAAATTGGAAGGCAGCGACCGCATACATGAAATCGCCAGAATGTTAGGCGGCGTAGACATTACTGAACACAGTCTGGCGCACGCGCACGAGATGCTGACATCCAGCCAGCTCCAGTAG
- the grpE gene encoding nucleotide exchange factor GrpE produces the protein MSEDSKSQVEEQVAAEDQAQAAVAEQAETAQASGDSVDRDELIERLQQELGEQKEQVLRVHAEMQNVRRRAENDVDKARKFALERFVKELLPVVDSLEKAVEACGATESADSQVTTLKDGVEMTLSLLNSGLKKFEVEVVDPMGQPFNPEFHEAMSMAPQADVEPNTVIAVLQKGYLLSGRLIRPAMVMVSKGV, from the coding sequence ATGTCTGAAGATTCTAAGAGTCAAGTAGAAGAACAAGTCGCCGCTGAGGATCAGGCGCAAGCCGCAGTGGCGGAACAAGCTGAAACGGCTCAGGCGAGTGGCGATTCAGTTGATCGTGACGAGTTGATTGAGCGGTTGCAGCAGGAGCTCGGCGAGCAGAAAGAGCAAGTGTTGCGCGTGCACGCTGAAATGCAGAATGTACGCCGCCGTGCTGAAAATGATGTTGATAAGGCGCGTAAATTTGCTCTGGAGCGCTTTGTGAAAGAGCTGTTGCCTGTAGTGGATAGCCTGGAAAAGGCGGTGGAGGCCTGTGGCGCTACCGAGTCAGCTGATTCTCAGGTTACTACTTTGAAAGACGGCGTGGAAATGACGCTGTCGCTGCTCAACTCTGGCCTGAAAAAATTCGAAGTGGAAGTGGTTGATCCCATGGGGCAGCCCTTCAACCCGGAATTCCATGAGGCCATGTCCATGGCGCCGCAGGCTGATGTAGAACCGAATACTGTCATTGCGGTATTGCAGAAAGGTTATCTACTGAGCGGACGCCTGATCCGGCCCGCCATGGTTATGGTGTCAAAAGGCGTCTGA